A stretch of DNA from Phocoena sinus isolate mPhoSin1 chromosome 5, mPhoSin1.pri, whole genome shotgun sequence:
GATTGATGGCCCCGACCGTCCCGGGTCCCCCGCCTCGGCTCGCCCGCGAGCCCGGCTGTGTGTTTTGGAAGCGGCGCAGCGGGCTGCAGCGCTGTGACGCCCGGAGCGGCCAGCGCCGCCCTTCCTTCCCCCCGGGCTCGGGCGGCGGCGCGGCGGCGGGTCCGGGCCGGGCGGGGCCGCGGGCTCCCGGGCGGAGGGCTACAGGGAGGGGACTTTGGGGCGGGGGCTCCAGGGCGGGGGCGCAGGGCCGGGCGGAGGGCGGAGGCCGCGCACGCCCAGCCCCACGGCCGCACCGCGCCTCGCGGGACAGGTTGGGCAGGCGGGGCGGCGCCCGGCTCCGGGGAATAATGAGTGTCTGTCAGGCCGTCCCCGGGTgactgggcggggcggggcggaggcGGCGCGGGAGGCGAGGGTGGCGGGGGAAGGGCGCAGGGCGGGGTGCGTGTTTGCGCTAGTGACTCGACCGACCCCTCCGGCGGCTGCCTCCACCCAAGTGGGTGGGGACCCGCCCAGCCCGGGCGGCCGCGGcggctccctctcccctccctgacccTCCCACCCCGGGTCCCAGCCTCTACTTACCCCGCCAGCCCTGGGAGGCTCGCAGAGCGAGCGGCGCCGGCGTCATGTGACTGCCCGGAGTTGGTGCCAGGAGCCAGAGGGGAGCCAGGAGCGGAGCCGCGCGGAGCCGGGGCCCGAGCTGGAGCGCAGCGCGAGCGCCCGCCGAGCCGAGCCGAGCCGCGCCCGCCGCACGCGCGCCAGTCCCCGTCCCCTGCGGCCGCCACCGCCAAAGCCGCCGGGACTGGAGCGCTGACACCACTGCATCCACGGGTTTCCAGGCAGCCCGGATCCGGGCCTTTATTTCTCGCCTGCAGCGCTCAGCACCGCGCCTCGAAAAGTAAgtcccctctccctcacctttcctTCTCGCCCCGACTCCCGCTGCCCCCCTTTTCGGCTCGTCcggtttcctttttttccccccaaggggGGGCGCGCAGCGAATGGGTTGGGGGTGCAGCGCGGAGGTTGGGGCGCTCCTGGGCTTGGGAAAGTGCAACAGCTCCAGGCAGCCGGGGGttggggtggaggaggaggcGAGGAGGAGGGGGCCCCCGGGTTCAGCGGTGGAAAGTGTGGGATTGGGGAGAGCCACCGTGCGGATCGGCGGGTGCGGGGAGCGAGGCTGGCGGCGCCTGCCGCGGCCCCAGTTAGGGCGCGGGCGGGGGCTCACCTGTGTGGTCCCCCGAcagccgcccgcccgcccgcccgcccgcccgcgaTTCCCTCCAAAGCCCCAGAAATCTCAGTTCCCTCCGCGTGTGGCAACGTTGTTTGGAGAAAGGTAGCGCAGAGGCCGCGCGCTCCCGCTCCTCCCCCTCctgttcccccaccccccgcgctctccccctccacctccccgccCTCCGCCTGCGCCCCCAGCAGCCCCCCTCCTCGGACGGGGCGTGCTGTCGCTCACCCGCCGGCGGAGCAAACTTGGAGCAGCTTCGCGGGCCTTCTGGGAAGAAACTTGGGGCGATTGGGAGTGAAGGCAAACATCCCAGTCTCGGTGCTGGAGCCCAGGAGCTGCCAGGGCGTCTGGATTCCCGAGGGCAGGAGAAAGAGCTGGCCGGGTTTGGAGAGTCCTCCTCCGGTGCAAGGAGAACCTGCCGCAGTGTCTGGAGCAAGGATTGCAGCGTGGCTGGAGGCGGAGAACGCCTTAGTCAACTGCCCGCAGTGTTAGGGACCCGAGCCGGGTGGGGACTGAGGGACGGATCCCTGGACCCGCACCCTTGGGACCTACCTTTCCGAGTGGCTTTTTTGGAGATGGCAGACAATACCTGGAATTGTCATAGCTACTTCTTTGGCAGATAAAAGAGAGAACACTCTACGCTGCTTTAAATTTTACAGCAATATACAATAATACTAGATGAAGAACGTGTGAATGGGactttttttaaagtcaggttaAACGGAAATTGGTAATTGCTCACCTTCTTGTATTtcactaaaataaacattttacacTGAATGTTTTTTTTACTCaatgtatttttccattaatGTCATCCAAGAcacttaaatgtatttatattctcACAAGAATCTAgtatatggagaaaagtatgaaGTAGTATTCTGACTTCATTTAGATTTAGTATCTAATTATTAAGCAAAATCAAGTGGGGAATAGGGCAGTTGTTCACTATAGGTTATTCCACAGAACAGTTTTGTGCTGTCCTTTTCTGAGTGCTTTATGTATGAATTTGAGGAGCATTTTTAAGAGAGAAATCCATCTGGATGATAATCTGCCTAGCCCAAGAGAAGACTTGCTTCTAGggaaaaaacaatttaataaCACTAACATCTTCAAAATTTTGTGAGTTAGTATCTTTAAAAGAGTTAGTAGTATCTTTAAAAGAGTGGATGAGTTTCTTCCGACTTGAAACATGGATTATGGGAGTTGCCCTTATTCTGTTAACAGAACCTGAAATGGGATGTTTGATTAATTTCATTTAGCTCCCTAGAGAAACTGATATCTCAATTTCTACAGTCAGTGGGGTTTGCTGCAGAACTGTTAGAAGAAAGCAGCCTAATGTACTGTGGTTGAGGTCAGTGAAGATAGGCTGTAAGGAGCATTCTGTTTGCATGAAGAATGCAAGTATGAAAATCCTAACGTGAGAACAACGAAAGTAACTGCTTAGACCACAGAACCTTGTCAGAGGTAAAACATGACAACATAGCTTTGGAGAGAGCTATTGTTTTTTTCACTGCAAAGTTTCTAAATTAAAACCCAATCTTCTGGTTGCTATGGACACAgtgatgccttttttttcttcttctttttttctttttttttttttttttacctgtagtTATGTCTACACACAGATTCTTAAATCTCTGCTAATAGAAACCTGAGTTAAACAGTACTGGctaacaaaataaagagaaaaatcagaaaaggacTAGTGAGTGGATTTTGCTACCTTAAAAATAcctaaaggaaaaatagacattttaggaTGTCTTATACAAATTGATACTCTATTCTGCAGATTGTATAACAATtttggattaaatgaaatatcagGAACAGAATCAGATTCTCAAAAGGTGGATTTTTGTAAATGTGTGTACATGTAGAACAGATGTGCAGCTGTGTGGAAGTATCTTTGTAACTATGCAGTTGAAAAAGACAGTGAAAATTTGGGGTGACTCTAGATGTCCCACACTCTTCATCTTAGAATTTAGTTCTGTGGCTCAGGGACACTTACAGTTGGTCCCACTTCGGTTATGTGGGATGACCCCAGTGTCAACTGAATTCTCAGCAGCTGTGctgtctcattttcctcttgATGCTCTGAGGCTGAACAGTGATCATTACCCTGTTACCTTAACCCAGAATTTGATCGTGGCTAGAGACCATCCATTAGGATGGGggagaaagagacaaaagaaactgGTAGGGAGGCTGGTGTTAATTAGGAAGGTTTCTGCTGCTTGAATATGATAAAATCACATGTTCACTTACGGTGTTTACTGTATGTGGAAGCTCCTATTTGTAAATAGGGCAGGTCCCCTGTATAAAGCTGGTGTTATTATTCACACCCATAGAACAAACACCTCCACCCCCCTGTTGTTGTCTTAAAAAACTCCAGCTGCTCATGAATATAGGGTCAGGGAGGGCCGGCTAAATGTTTCTCTGTGCTTTCTCTCCAGCACAGCCAGCAGAGCTGTTTCCTGTTCTTTGTTTCAAGGCTGGGGTTTGCGTCATACATTCCAAGTGGCATATGTGTGCTCTTTCCTGTTTCAGGCTGTTTTCTGGTAGATCAGTAGCCCAGACCAGGCCATGGTCCCTGCCCCTAAACTCCCTATCCCCACCCAGGGAGTTATCATGTCTCTACACACTTACGATTGCCTAAGATGCCTGTGTTATGTCATAATGAGAAGTCAGTTAACCTTTTCACATACACCCTTTGCTCCCATGTGTTTATATGGGTGAATAAATACTTTTACCTTTTTTAGTTTATCATTGCCAGCTTGTGATTTTAAgaaatgtgtgtgcatgttggCTAGAAATCTAAAggaggttgttttgtttgtttgtttttcattcttgttttgaGATAGGCATTTTGCCCTGAAGCTGTCAATTTTGGATGGGGTTACCACCTTACAGTTTAGAAGATCTAGCATGATCTGAAGGATGTGGCTCACCCTTGCATTTAACACAGGACATTCAAGGCACAGGAGGCTTCATGGGATGGAGAACTCAAGCAGCCTTGGCAGCTTGGACTGACTTGGAAGTCTTGCTTATGTTTTAAAGGAGAAATCTTCTATTGAAGCAAAACATAAGATGTATTGAGAGTACTACAGGATTACTTCTTTTTAAGGACAAAGATTTTACTGTATGCTACATCTGATTTCCAAACTGTTCTAAGAATAAGAAGCTCAAAAAAAGGAGAACTGGAATAAGTTCATTTAATGATAGTTTGGAAATTTTTAACCTTATATTTTGAAGACAGAAGGAGAATgctcttgtttttattgttttacagtaACAACTTTCTCATaatcccccccccctttttttttggtatattctgTCAGTTGTGAGTTAGCAAATTTCTGGGTTAACCATTTAAAACCTACTTTAACAAACTATTTTTCTGTTGGTTCTCcagaaatgaagttttaa
This window harbors:
- the LOC116753948 gene encoding uncharacterized protein C10orf95-like, producing the protein MTIPGIVCHLQKSHSESHAAILAPDTAAGSPCTGGGLSKPGQLFLLPSGIQTPWQLLGSSTETGMFAFTPNRPKFLPRRPAKLLQVCSAGNRGRAGGRAGGCRGTTQVSPRPRPNWGRGRRRQPRSPHPPIRTVALPNPTLSTAEPGGPLLLASSSTPTPGCLELLHFPKPRSAPTSALHPQPIRCAPPLGGKKRKPDEPKRGAAGVGARRKGEGEGTYFSRRGAERCRREIKARIRAAWKPVDAVVSALQSRRLWRWRPQGTGTGARAAGAARLGSAGARAALQLGPRLRAAPLLAPLWLLAPTPGSHMTPAPLALRASQGWRGENTLRTEAVLCVTVFPVPGHRRPPLSRRRLWLL